One Bartonella sp. TP genomic window carries:
- the glmU gene encoding bifunctional UDP-N-acetylglucosamine diphosphorylase/glucosamine-1-phosphate N-acetyltransferase GlmU, translating into MAAKCLCIILAAGEGTRMRSSLPKVLHKIANLPMVCHVIETLAQIAVEKILVVLGNKAELVKEAIASFVAERHDDLAIDYVVQKERLGTAHAVLACSEELAKQYEHVLIVFGDTPLIEAEYLERANAMLDQGIDIAVFGFRTGKPEGYGRLIEIEGKLTEIIEEKDASVEQKQINFCNGGLMALSGRQALALLEEVNNNNNNREFYLTDIIKIAKSKNLTVTSIEVPLDNVMGVNNAEQLAAADAVWQQRKRAAFLAKGVSLQMPETIYFSYNTQIEPGACVEPYVYFGPDVYVAANASIHAFSYLEGAQISNGAKIGPFARLRSGSNIGEDVKIGNFCEVKNSHIDAGAKLNHLSYIGDAIIGAKTNIGAGVITCNYDGQNKWQTIIEPGVFVGSNSSLVAPIIIKNGAYIGSGSVITEDVAPNALAIARARQVNKDNYAITLRQRSEKIIKQGV; encoded by the coding sequence ATGGCAGCTAAATGCCTGTGTATAATTTTAGCCGCCGGTGAGGGCACCAGAATGCGCTCATCTTTGCCTAAAGTTCTACATAAAATAGCAAATTTGCCTATGGTCTGCCATGTTATTGAGACATTAGCACAAATAGCAGTTGAGAAAATACTTGTTGTGCTTGGTAATAAGGCTGAACTGGTAAAAGAGGCGATTGCTAGCTTTGTAGCTGAACGACATGACGATTTGGCAATAGACTATGTGGTACAAAAAGAAAGGCTAGGTACGGCGCATGCTGTATTGGCCTGTAGCGAAGAATTGGCGAAGCAATATGAGCATGTTTTGATCGTCTTTGGCGATACGCCACTTATCGAAGCGGAATATTTGGAACGTGCTAATGCGATGTTAGACCAGGGCATAGATATAGCTGTTTTTGGCTTTCGTACGGGAAAGCCAGAAGGTTATGGCCGACTTATTGAAATAGAAGGGAAATTAACAGAAATAATAGAAGAAAAAGACGCCAGCGTAGAACAAAAGCAAATAAATTTTTGCAATGGCGGCTTAATGGCCCTAAGCGGTAGGCAAGCATTAGCTCTGCTTGAAGAGGTAAATAATAACAATAATAATCGTGAGTTTTACCTAACAGATATTATAAAAATAGCCAAAAGTAAGAATCTCACCGTAACTTCAATAGAAGTGCCGTTGGATAATGTAATGGGCGTAAACAACGCAGAGCAATTGGCGGCCGCCGATGCTGTTTGGCAACAACGTAAAAGAGCAGCTTTTTTGGCAAAGGGTGTAAGTTTGCAAATGCCAGAGACTATATATTTTAGCTACAATACCCAAATTGAGCCAGGCGCTTGCGTAGAGCCCTATGTTTATTTTGGCCCCGATGTATATGTGGCGGCTAATGCCTCTATCCATGCTTTTAGCTATCTAGAGGGTGCACAAATAAGTAACGGCGCTAAAATTGGGCCTTTTGCTAGGTTGCGCAGCGGTAGCAATATTGGTGAGGATGTAAAAATTGGCAATTTTTGTGAAGTAAAAAATTCACACATTGACGCCGGGGCAAAGCTTAACCACTTATCTTATATAGGCGATGCAATAATTGGTGCAAAAACTAATATAGGAGCAGGTGTGATAACATGTAATTATGACGGACAAAATAAATGGCAAACAATAATTGAGCCAGGCGTTTTTGTTGGGTCTAATTCGTCTTTAGTTGCGCCGATAATTATAAAAAACGGCGCCTATATCGGCTCTGGCAGTGTAATAACAGAAGATGTAGCGCCTAATGCTTTGGCTATAGCAAGAGCGCGGCAAGTAAATAAAGACAATTATGCAATTACACTGCGGCAACGTAGCGAAAAAATAATAAAGCAAGGGGTATGA
- a CDS encoding cytochrome c biogenesis CcdA family protein — protein sequence MNLTEVTLSLSIWSVFLAGILSFLSPCVLPLVPPYLCYMSGLSVEDLQQSRKQNMLKILTQAMAFVLGFTTIFVILGASATSLGTLLNSYRHLFVVASGIIIILMGINFLGLLRINLFSREFRFYSNITKASLWSAYFMGLAFAFGWTPCIGPVLGSVLSLASQKQTLWQGASLLCIYSAGLGLPFLLAALFSKVFMAFLIKFTKHLGYVEKLIGILLIIVGVLFITGKMQSL from the coding sequence ATGAACTTAACGGAGGTAACTTTGAGCCTATCAATCTGGAGCGTATTTCTGGCAGGTATTTTGTCTTTTCTTTCACCCTGTGTGCTACCTTTGGTACCGCCTTATTTATGTTATATGAGCGGTTTAAGCGTAGAAGATTTGCAGCAGAGCCGCAAACAAAACATGCTTAAAATTTTAACCCAGGCCATGGCTTTTGTGTTAGGCTTTACCACTATATTCGTAATTCTAGGCGCAAGCGCTACAAGCTTGGGAACATTGCTGAATAGTTATAGGCATCTTTTTGTAGTTGCTTCTGGCATAATTATTATTTTAATGGGCATAAATTTTCTGGGTCTTTTACGGATTAACCTCTTTTCTCGTGAGTTTAGATTCTATAGCAATATTACAAAAGCTAGTCTTTGGAGCGCATATTTCATGGGGTTAGCTTTCGCCTTTGGCTGGACACCATGCATTGGGCCGGTTTTGGGTTCTGTATTAAGTTTGGCAAGTCAAAAACAAACGCTTTGGCAGGGGGCAAGCTTACTGTGTATTTATTCGGCTGGGCTTGGATTGCCATTTCTGTTGGCCGCATTATTCTCTAAGGTCTTTATGGCGTTTTTAATTAAATTTACTAAACATTTAGGATATGTAGAAAAACTTATTGGCATATTGTTAATAATTGTGGGTGTGTTATTTATAACAGGAAAAATGCAATCATTATAA
- the gpt gene encoding xanthine phosphoribosyltransferase yields the protein MTISEKAFCVSWDQFHRDSRALSWRLAEIRTDWQAIVAVTRGGLVPAAIICRELGIRTIDTLCIASYHEYNKQTDLTILKNVCPELRQKGGESIIVIDDLTDTGKTFAAVKEILPKAHFATIYSKPQGKPLVDTYVTEVSQDTWIYFPWDMGFTYQAPINKNHNE from the coding sequence ATGACAATATCAGAAAAAGCTTTTTGTGTAAGCTGGGACCAGTTTCACCGTGACTCTAGAGCTCTTTCATGGCGCTTAGCAGAAATTAGAACAGACTGGCAAGCCATTGTTGCTGTTACACGCGGCGGGCTGGTACCCGCGGCTATTATATGCAGAGAACTTGGTATTAGAACTATCGACACTTTGTGCATAGCTTCTTACCATGAATATAACAAACAAACGGACCTAACGATTTTAAAAAATGTTTGCCCTGAATTGCGCCAAAAAGGCGGTGAGAGTATTATCGTAATAGATGACCTTACTGATACGGGTAAAACTTTTGCGGCCGTAAAAGAAATATTGCCAAAAGCGCATTTTGCCACTATTTACTCAAAGCCCCAAGGCAAGCCCCTAGTTGATACTTATGTAACTGAGGTAAGCCAAGATACTTGGATTTATTTTCCTTGGGATATGGGATTTACCTATCAGGCCCCGATTAATAAGAATCATAATGAGTAA
- a CDS encoding DNA polymerase IV: protein MQLDELFCSNCLTIQAEQNFYCEKCHSTRLLSYTTLAQLEIAHIDCDAFYASVEKRDNPALTNQPVIISDSVKGVVATACYIARKFGIRSAMPVAKALQLCPNLIIIKPNMQKYAAISVALSSLLSELTPLVEKASIDEFFLDFQGTQKLHKQPAAIKLLEYQKKIEAEFSLSASIGVSYCKFLSKLASDMKKPNGFFIINKEEAKNLIAPISVTKIHGVGEELAKKFLLDKLHTISDIQKLNQPDFIKKYKSTGQRIYDFAQGIDDRTVTPQKNVKSVSKETSFYSCINDPARISYELYQLSEQLSAKLKKHKLCGSTIVLKIRPQRQKNISKCHSLSYKTNLASTIFETALFLLKSIKPNYSIRLLGITMRHLHENCSSEERDLLDSKIRKNAALEEALDLIKDKFGSQCIHKAQLIKKAEG from the coding sequence ATGCAGCTGGATGAGTTATTTTGCTCTAATTGTTTGACTATTCAAGCAGAGCAAAATTTTTATTGCGAAAAATGCCATAGCACTCGTTTATTGTCTTATACAACACTTGCACAATTAGAAATTGCCCATATAGATTGTGACGCTTTCTATGCCTCTGTAGAAAAACGCGATAATCCGGCATTAACAAACCAGCCAGTAATTATTTCGGACTCTGTAAAAGGCGTAGTAGCGACAGCTTGCTATATAGCCAGAAAATTTGGCATTCGGTCTGCTATGCCTGTTGCCAAAGCGCTACAGCTATGCCCAAATCTTATTATTATTAAACCGAATATGCAAAAATATGCTGCTATTTCTGTTGCGTTATCTTCTTTGTTAAGTGAGCTTACACCTTTGGTTGAGAAAGCTTCGATAGATGAATTTTTTTTAGATTTTCAGGGTACGCAAAAGCTTCATAAGCAACCAGCAGCTATAAAGCTACTAGAATATCAAAAAAAGATAGAAGCCGAATTTTCGTTGTCGGCGTCTATAGGTGTTTCTTATTGCAAATTTTTAAGCAAGCTAGCCTCGGATATGAAAAAACCAAATGGTTTTTTTATTATCAATAAAGAGGAAGCAAAAAATCTGATAGCGCCGATCTCTGTTACTAAAATACATGGTGTTGGCGAAGAATTGGCAAAAAAATTCTTACTAGATAAGCTACACACAATCAGCGATATACAAAAACTAAACCAACCAGACTTTATCAAAAAATATAAATCCACTGGCCAGCGAATTTATGATTTTGCCCAGGGGATAGACGACAGGACGGTTACTCCACAAAAAAACGTAAAATCTGTTTCCAAAGAAACTAGTTTCTATAGCTGTATAAACGACCCTGCGCGAATTTCTTATGAGCTTTACCAATTGAGTGAACAATTATCAGCAAAACTGAAAAAGCATAAATTATGCGGTAGTACGATAGTTTTAAAAATTCGTCCGCAGCGTCAGAAAAATATAAGCAAATGCCATAGCCTTAGCTATAAAACGAACTTAGCCAGCACTATATTTGAGACAGCGCTTTTTTTGCTAAAAAGCATAAAACCAAATTATTCGATAAGATTATTGGGCATTACTATGCGGCATTTGCATGAAAATTGTAGCAGTGAAGAACGAGACTTACTGGACAGTAAAATACGAAAAAATGCCGCTTTAGAAGAAGCTTTAGATTTAATCAAAGATAAATTTGGCTCACAATGCATTCATAAAGCGCAATTAATAAAAAAGGCGGAAGGGTAA
- a CDS encoding DUF3572 family protein — translation MKHVINTDRAELTSLKALYFISKDEKETAKFFETTGLNPVDARQALKIPGFLASIIEYLMADEKLLLAFCADEGINPENIAKYHALLEEVQPR, via the coding sequence ATGAAGCATGTTATTAACACGGATAGGGCTGAGCTAACCTCGCTAAAGGCTTTATATTTTATTTCTAAAGATGAAAAGGAAACGGCAAAATTTTTTGAAACAACAGGCCTTAATCCTGTTGATGCGCGCCAGGCTTTAAAAATCCCTGGTTTTTTGGCTAGTATAATAGAGTATCTTATGGCAGATGAGAAATTGTTACTAGCTTTTTGTGCAGATGAAGGCATAAACCCAGAAAATATAGCTAAATATCATGCGCTCTTAGAAGAGGTGCAGCCTAGATAG
- a CDS encoding response regulator gives MAKKVMIVEDNDLNMKLFRDLVQLGNYKAIEIRKGNEAIEAALDYMPDLIVMDIQLPEISGIDLIKEIKANEKLQTIPVLAVTAFAMPGDEERIRASGCEDYIAKPICITSFQEILKKYLA, from the coding sequence ATGGCTAAAAAAGTTATGATAGTTGAAGATAATGATCTCAATATGAAGCTATTTCGAGATCTGGTACAACTTGGGAATTATAAGGCCATTGAAATACGCAAAGGCAACGAAGCCATAGAAGCAGCTTTGGATTATATGCCGGACCTGATTGTTATGGATATACAGCTACCAGAGATTTCCGGCATAGATCTAATCAAAGAAATCAAAGCTAACGAAAAATTACAAACTATTCCTGTTTTAGCAGTTACGGCCTTTGCCATGCCAGGGGATGAAGAAAGAATAAGAGCATCCGGCTGCGAAGACTATATAGCTAAACCTATTTGTATAACTAGTTTTCAGGAAATTTTAAAAAAATATTTGGCTTGA
- the rpsI gene encoding 30S ribosomal protein S9, whose product MNMVDSTIENNAPAHPVHVQKLDKFGRAYATGKRKNAVARVWVKPGSGKIIINGKDFSAYFARPVLQMILRQPIEATDRASQFDIMATVVGGGLSGQAGAVRHGISKALTYYEPGLRPVLKSAGFLTRDSRVVERKKYGRAKARRRFQFSKR is encoded by the coding sequence ATGAATATGGTTGATTCTACTATAGAAAATAACGCGCCAGCTCACCCTGTGCATGTGCAAAAATTAGATAAGTTTGGCCGAGCCTATGCTACTGGCAAGCGAAAAAACGCTGTGGCCCGTGTTTGGGTTAAGCCAGGTTCAGGCAAAATCATAATCAATGGTAAGGATTTTAGCGCATATTTTGCTCGTCCGGTTTTGCAAATGATTTTGCGCCAACCAATAGAGGCAACAGACAGAGCAAGCCAATTCGACATTATGGCTACGGTTGTAGGCGGCGGGCTATCTGGTCAAGCTGGTGCGGTGCGTCATGGCATATCCAAGGCTTTAACTTACTATGAACCAGGACTACGCCCTGTGTTAAAGTCTGCTGGCTTTTTAACCAGAGATAGCCGCGTAGTTGAACGTAAGAAATACGGCAGGGCAAAAGCGCGCCGTCGCTTCCAGTTCTCTAAACGATAA
- the rplM gene encoding 50S ribosomal protein L13, with translation MATFSQKPAEIVKDWIVIDAENMVLGRLAAFIATRLRGKHKATYTPHVDDGDNVVVINAEKVALTGKKYQDKIYYWHTGYIGGIKQRTARQILEGRFPERALEKAVERMIPRGPLGRRQMKNLRIYAGAEHPHSAQQPKILDVSQLNRKNKRSV, from the coding sequence ATGGCCACTTTTTCGCAAAAGCCAGCCGAGATAGTTAAAGACTGGATTGTTATCGACGCTGAAAACATGGTGTTGGGGCGTCTCGCAGCCTTTATAGCTACTCGATTACGCGGTAAACATAAAGCAACCTATACACCGCATGTTGATGATGGTGACAATGTTGTAGTTATTAACGCAGAAAAAGTTGCGTTAACTGGCAAAAAATACCAAGACAAAATTTATTACTGGCACACGGGCTATATTGGTGGCATAAAGCAGCGTACGGCTCGCCAAATTCTAGAAGGACGCTTTCCAGAGCGCGCCTTGGAAAAAGCGGTAGAGCGCATGATACCGCGCGGCCCCCTAGGTAGAAGACAAATGAAAAATTTGCGCATCTATGCCGGGGCAGAACACCCACATAGCGCTCAGCAACCCAAAATATTGGATGTTAGTCAGCTTAATCGCAAAAATAAAAGGTCTGTATAG